TAACTCTCTCCTCTTTCCATCATCGTTTTTTTCCTTCTGATTTACTACCATCTGATTTCAtgtacgaagaaagatgaagataaAAATGTTTGAGAATTTGAAAaggtgttcatgaatttgaaaaatatccatatcttttaaatgTATATGAATTGAAATTATGCTTATGAACTTGAATAATTCTAGTGAATTCAGAAACTGTTCATATATTTGCAAAATTATCTGTGAATTCAAAAATATGTTTGCCATGtttaaaaatgttcctaaatttcAAAGGATTTACGAGTCTATAAAATGTTCGTGAATTATAAAAAAACCTTGAATTTAAAAAACTTGATAAATGAGTGCTAAAATGAAAATGTTCATAAATTAAAAAAGATTTTCTGGTATTAagatttgtgaattcaaaaaatgttgatgaACTCAAAAACTGTTCGTGAATTAAAAAATGTCTGCAAAattgaaaaaatgtttgtgaatacaAAATTGTTCATGAAATTGAAAAAATGATCGCCCAACTTGAAAATGCTCCTGAATCTGAAAATTATTCGTGATTCAAAAAAGTAATTGTGGGTTTGAAAAAATGGTCAtgaatttaaaaaagttcataaattcaaaaaatactCAAATTTGAATATTATTGAATTTGATTTTTAACAAATTCAAACATGTTCGCGAGTTCAAAAATTGTTTATTAATGTCCGTTTGGTAATCCGTGTTGGAAATGCCCTTAATGCATACAGAATAAAGGAAGTGAGACAGTAACTGAAGTGCGCATCTTGGATTTCTGAGTATTCATGATAATCTTTGAACCTGGATGTTTCTTTATCAGCTAGCATCTCTGACGGACTAGGAGCACACTCTCCAACTTAAGAAACATAACTGGAAAAGAAACACTCTCCGGCTACAAAAATATAACTGGAAAAGAAACTCCGTCAGAGATGGCATAAACGTGATATAATTCACATCCACCAAGAAGCTATAGAAATAAAATCACTATTTCTATAGCTTCTTTTCAGTTTCTACTATATAATTCACATCCATCAAGAAGCTATAGAAATAAAATCACTACATCAGATCATGGCATAAACGTGGCTGCAATTTTTTTTTTACATAAACGTGGCTACAACAGTTAGTACTACTACTATTACAATTTTGTTAGCTGATGAAAAGAGAATCCGCAGCGCTACAGTACATAGTCTTAGATGTTGACGAAGGGAGCGCCGGTAATGAACTCGGTGGCGGCGAGCGCGACGAGGCCGAGCATAGCGAAGCGGCCGTTCCAGAGCTCTGCGTCGGCGCTCCAGATTCCGCTCGACTTGCTCTCGACAGTCTGGCCCTGCAGTAGCGGCACCAACGATGCCGCGGAGAACACCCCCGCGGTCACCAGGAACCAGCCCAGCCCGGCGCCGCTGCCGGCCTGGTCGAGGAGCCCGCCGCCGCGTGCCGCCTCGACGGAGAGCGCCGCCACGAAGCCCACCATGGCCAGCCGGCCATTGATGCGCTCCGGCGCCGGGCCGCTGAAGgcgagcgcgtcccagaccgagggGTTAGCCTTCTTGGTCATGGGCTTGGGTGCCGCCGGGATCGGGGTCGGGGTCGAGCTCGTGCTCGGGGAGGAGGAGGTCGATGCGCTCGTCGTCTCCTTGGTTGAGTCCATGCCAGGCTGCACATACactgttagactatgtataacttctgtatacctatgtacgtattgtaacacaaccattatctaTAATAAGATAAGCCATCCCTAGAGGGTTGTactggttcccaaaacttattgtcttacatggtatcacgctaggttatgaTCGCTttcgcttctaaaccctaatacccgcaccgccgccgcagccaccgccgccttcaccgccgccgccgcgccaccgatcgcgccgccgccatgtcgagcgccgccaccaccggttccactgctgcgggcttcctcccggcctctcttgcggctctgctcaacctcccgctcgatgccgtctccgttccggctccgatcgggacaaggagcatcggctccgtcttctccacgccgccggcgccctcgctcgggcgtgacctcatggtccacaccgcggcgccgccgtccgctgcggattccgcaggcgtcgtcccgccgctcctgccgcgagcggatcacaccgccccgctggcggggttggcggcgcccgccccggccgcgggccttgcggcgtccgcaccggccgtgagctttgcggcgcccgccctggctgcggtcccgcctcctcccgcatcggcttcggtgcctccggctgcctccatggtgtttgcaccccaggcagcctcctcgatgggatcgtcttcgccgccgccgtttcacttcggtcatctcatcaccatcatgctctccgcagacaactacatcttctggcgtgcgcaggttctcccgctcttggggagtcactaccttctaggctacgtcgacggaccgcttccctgcccacccgcgctggtagacagcgtgcatggtccggtctacaatccggcccatcgcgtctggacggggcaggaccaggcgaacctctcctccatccaggggtcgctctcgccggcagttgccggccttgttgtcttcgcgaagacgtctcatgaggcctggaccatccttgagcgcacctttgcagcgcagtcccaggctcgtgtctctgcactccgtcgtcagcttggagagtgtcagaagcttgactccacggccactgagttctacaacaaggtcaagggccttgccgacacattggcctccattggacagcccctcaccgactccgagttcaactcgtttattgtcaatggtcttgatgaggagtatgatgccttagtcgagatcatcaacgagcggggtaactcgacacccatgttggcacacgaggttttctctcggcttcttctcactgagcaacgggtcgagactcgccgcaccaggggcactggctctctctcggccaacgtcgccaccaagggtggccgctcttcttcatcaccccggtctcccttggggctgccaccgtcgcccgcgtcggcccccccacctactgcgaccttaccgggggctggcggtccacgtgtgtgtcagctttgtggccgcgatgggcactgggcctccaagtgtcataagcgcttccagcgaagcttccttggtcttggcaatgacggcaaagatacacgcaacaatgcccgtcaggtcgccatggctgatcgtcccgcgccgcagaagcaccagggacacactcagtcctactccatcgatccacactggtacatggactctggggcgacagagcatctgaccagcgagatggggaagcttcacactcatgaaccctatcatggctccgacaagatccacaccgccaatggagcaggtatgcacatctctcatattggtcaagcatctcttctcactagacatgccaataggagtcttcagcttcgcaatgttcttcgcgttccatctgtgacccgcaatcttctttcagttcctaaactcacacgtgataataatgtgctttgtgaatttcacccttttgatctttttattaaggatcggggcacgagggacattcttcttagtgggcggttgtgccagggtctctaccgtctggagcatcctggcgtcgctcgcgttttcagtggagttcgggtctctccgtcacagtggcatgctcgtcttggtcacccggccacacctattgtccgtcatattttgcgtcgtcatgagcttcctagtttgtctagtaataaagatgtagcagtgtgtgatgcttgtcagcaggggaagagtcatcaacttcctttttcggagtccagtcgtggggTGAAACATccgttagaacttgtgttttcagatgtatggggtcctgctcagacttctgtcagtggtcataattactatatcagtttcgttgatgctta
The sequence above is a segment of the Triticum dicoccoides isolate Atlit2015 ecotype Zavitan chromosome 1A, WEW_v2.0, whole genome shotgun sequence genome. Coding sequences within it:
- the LOC119285372 gene encoding high molecular mass early light-inducible protein HV58, chloroplastic-like — translated: MATMVALSSFTVVSRSAARSPVAAPRRRTLVVRAQTEPGMDSTKETTSASTSSSPSTSSTPTPIPAAPKPMTKKANPSVWDALAFSGPAPERINGRLAMVGFVAALSVEAARGGGLLDQAGSGAGLGWFLVTAGVFSAASLVPLLQGQTVESKSSGIWSADAELWNGRFAMLGLVALAATEFITGAPFVNI